Proteins encoded within one genomic window of Polaribacter sp. NJDZ03:
- a CDS encoding TonB-dependent receptor, with protein MNLKIKLVFIAMLLLSVTNYAQESVTVKGNVTSKTDGEPILGANIIIVGTATGTSTDFDGNYQVKVKPGQVLEFSYLGFTSKKITFTNQKVINASLTEDASVLDEIVVVGYGTQRKSHLTGAISKVKNEKLDQIAVARVDDALVGQVSGVNIQATEGEAGSAPTIRIRGTGSITGNSGPLVVVDGIVVDSDFLGSMDMNDVESFEVLKDAASGAIYGSRGGNGVIMITTKSGKSGKTKYSYGTFTGYKTARKSSAYNGTVAQSALDELNYTYGLTDKTKYKQLLGDQTDWQDVIFDGGAITNHAFSVRGGNEKLKFSAAINYLHDEGVLLTDDYKKYSFNGKLEYKVNKKLSIGARFNPSFNERRRFDGSTHDILRQPSWLPVYLTADNIKFVNRFRDSGKYKDAKIGDYAQQRMFDDYDLDAGTPSTGSGTDISNTSNTNPAAKILERDRRDFKLKLFGSLYANYKINEDLSLRTSVSGDYSRTRTSRYQGVLSSRNGASASRLDSTMQKSYHIVVDNILSYSKDLGNHTIGAVLGVTAEQTKLEFESVQGSIFADDSKQYINAAESITDRNQYDYENTLLSFFTRVNYAYDDKYLASASYRRDGSSVFGPNNKYGNFVALSGGWNIHKEDFLKNSKVVNRLKLRMSYGVTGNNDFRTGNRVVDNYPYLAILDNTTTGVSGGNSALVVNPLNIANPDLKWERQVEINPGLEFGLFNNIVSGSVDYYSRTSDQLLLYNPISSTTGFTNALVNLGEVENSGIEIELRTRNITKENFKWSTTFIGSKNKNNLNNFADSNGQIQNIDSKRASEWINLEGNPISSFYGWVVERDIPREFLSNPFHPINAESQDVYVKDLNGDGLIDDDDKTILGNPYPDFVWSLTNEFKIGAVDLSFMFQASHGAEIRNMGDQYIFNHFNSGQDFISSTPNQEFIKEKIFTSDIIQDASYLALRNVNVGYTFNNQVLEKLKMSKLRVYLSGQNLMYLTASDYTGFNPESVDNTSATTYGYQRAGSPVYSTVTLGLNLEF; from the coding sequence ATGAACTTAAAAATTAAGTTAGTATTTATTGCAATGCTTCTTTTAAGTGTAACCAATTATGCGCAAGAAAGTGTTACAGTAAAAGGAAATGTTACCTCCAAGACAGATGGTGAACCTATTTTAGGTGCCAACATTATTATTGTTGGGACAGCAACAGGAACAAGTACCGATTTTGATGGTAATTACCAAGTAAAAGTAAAACCTGGTCAAGTATTAGAATTTTCTTACTTAGGGTTTACATCAAAAAAAATTACTTTCACAAATCAAAAAGTAATCAATGCTTCATTAACAGAAGACGCTAGTGTGTTAGACGAAATTGTAGTTGTTGGTTATGGTACGCAAAGAAAAAGTCACTTAACAGGAGCTATTTCTAAAGTTAAAAATGAAAAATTAGATCAAATTGCAGTAGCAAGAGTAGATGATGCTTTGGTTGGGCAAGTTTCTGGTGTTAATATTCAGGCAACAGAAGGAGAGGCTGGTTCTGCACCAACAATTAGAATTAGAGGAACAGGTTCTATTACAGGTAACTCTGGTCCATTAGTAGTTGTAGATGGTATTGTGGTAGATTCTGATTTTTTAGGATCTATGGATATGAATGATGTTGAGTCTTTTGAAGTGTTAAAAGATGCAGCATCTGGAGCAATTTACGGTTCTAGAGGTGGTAATGGTGTAATTATGATTACGACTAAAAGTGGTAAATCTGGAAAAACAAAATACTCTTATGGTACTTTTACAGGGTATAAGACTGCTAGAAAAAGTAGTGCTTACAATGGTACTGTTGCTCAAAGTGCATTAGATGAATTAAATTATACTTATGGTTTAACAGATAAAACAAAGTATAAACAATTATTAGGAGACCAAACAGATTGGCAAGATGTTATATTTGATGGAGGTGCAATTACAAATCATGCATTTAGTGTACGTGGTGGTAATGAAAAACTAAAGTTTAGTGCAGCGATTAATTATTTACATGATGAAGGAGTTCTTTTAACTGATGACTATAAAAAATATAGTTTTAATGGTAAATTAGAATATAAGGTAAATAAGAAATTATCTATTGGAGCACGTTTTAATCCTTCTTTTAATGAAAGAAGAAGGTTTGATGGTTCTACACACGATATTTTAAGACAACCCTCTTGGTTACCTGTTTACTTAACAGCAGACAATATTAAGTTTGTAAATAGATTTAGAGATAGCGGAAAATATAAAGATGCTAAAATTGGAGATTATGCGCAACAACGTATGTTTGATGATTATGATTTAGATGCAGGAACACCAAGTACAGGTAGTGGTACAGATATTAGTAATACATCTAATACAAACCCAGCCGCTAAAATATTAGAAAGAGATAGAAGAGATTTTAAATTAAAGCTTTTTGGAAGTTTATATGCTAACTATAAAATTAATGAAGATTTAAGTTTAAGAACGTCAGTTTCTGGAGATTATTCAAGAACAAGAACATCTAGATATCAAGGAGTATTATCTAGTAGAAATGGTGCAAGTGCATCTAGGTTAGATAGTACAATGCAAAAATCATATCATATTGTTGTAGATAATATTTTATCATACAGTAAAGATTTGGGAAACCATACAATTGGTGCCGTTCTAGGTGTTACTGCAGAGCAAACTAAATTAGAGTTCGAAAGTGTACAAGGGTCTATTTTTGCAGATGATTCTAAACAATACATTAATGCTGCAGAGAGTATTACAGATAGAAATCAATATGATTATGAAAACACATTGTTATCATTCTTTACAAGAGTAAATTATGCTTATGATGATAAATATTTAGCTTCTGCAAGTTATAGAAGAGATGGTAGTTCTGTTTTTGGACCTAACAATAAATATGGAAACTTTGTAGCTTTATCTGGTGGTTGGAATATTCATAAAGAAGATTTCTTAAAAAACAGTAAAGTTGTAAATAGATTAAAATTAAGAATGAGTTATGGTGTTACAGGTAATAATGATTTTAGAACAGGAAATCGTGTTGTAGATAACTATCCTTATTTAGCTATTTTAGATAATACTACAACGGGTGTTTCTGGCGGAAACTCTGCTTTAGTTGTAAACCCACTTAATATTGCAAACCCAGATTTAAAATGGGAAAGACAAGTAGAAATTAACCCAGGTTTAGAGTTTGGTTTGTTTAACAATATTGTTTCTGGTTCTGTAGATTATTACTCTAGAACATCAGATCAATTATTATTGTACAACCCAATATCTTCTACAACAGGTTTTACAAATGCCTTAGTAAATTTAGGTGAGGTAGAAAACAGTGGTATAGAAATAGAACTTAGAACAAGAAATATAACAAAAGAAAACTTTAAGTGGTCTACTACTTTTATTGGATCTAAAAATAAAAATAATCTAAATAATTTTGCAGATTCTAATGGGCAAATTCAGAATATTGACTCTAAAAGAGCTTCTGAGTGGATTAATTTAGAAGGAAACCCAATATCATCTTTCTATGGATGGGTTGTAGAAAGAGACATTCCAAGAGAATTTCTTAGTAACCCTTTTCATCCAATTAATGCAGAATCGCAAGATGTGTATGTAAAAGATTTAAACGGTGATGGTTTAATTGATGATGATGATAAAACAATATTAGGAAATCCGTATCCAGATTTTGTTTGGAGTTTAACAAATGAATTTAAAATTGGTGCTGTAGATTTAAGTTTTATGTTTCAAGCAAGTCATGGAGCAGAAATTAGAAACATGGGAGATCAATATATTTTTAATCACTTTAACAGTGGTCAAGATTTTATTTCTAGTACTCCGAATCAAGAGTTTATCAAAGAAAAAATATTTACAAGTGATATTATTCAAGATGCATCTTACTTAGCATTAAGAAATGTAAATGTTGGTTATACGTTTAATAACCAAGTTTTAGAGAAACTTAAAATGTCTAAATTAAGAGTTTACCTTTCTGGTCAAAACTTAATGTATTTAACAGCTAGTGATTATACAGGTTTTAATCCAGAATCGGTAGACAATACTTCTGCTACTACTTATGGGTATCAAAGAGCAGGTTCTCCAGTATACAGTACAGTAACTTTAGGATTAAATTTAGAATTTTAA